CCAACTTGGAGAAAACAATTTCAGACTTTGCTGTTTATTTAACCATTGATGAGAGACTTACTAAAAGAATGGTCAAACAGTACCAATACATTGCCATACGATTTCTGAAGCATTCTAAGGGAATCGTGAGTAGAGATGCTATTAGAAGCTATCTTCAAGGATATCTTTCCATGAAACCAAGTACTTACAACAATCAGATCAAGGGGTTGAAAGCTTTCATCATGAGATATCTTGGAAGACCTGAAATTGTTTTCGGATTCAGGAAAGCTCCTCTTCTGAATAACTACGAAGAAACTGTTCTATCTTCTAAAGAGCAGCTCAGACTTGGCTTTAGTGCTTTATCTGGTGAGAGAGAAAAGGCTATCTTTATGTTTTACAAGGATAGTGGACTGAAATGTTCAGAGCTACTAGAGTTGGCAAAAAGTGATGTAGATTCCTCTCTAAGATCAGTTAAGTCTCGACATAACACAAGAACAAAAAGAGCTGGAATAACATTTTACACTGTTGATACAGAAAAGTACCTACAAAAGTACTTGGCAAGTAGGAAGGATGACAAAGAGAGGTTGTTCAGAATTGACAAGAACGTTTTCTATAGGATGTGGATTGAAGTTAGTAGAAAAGCTGGAACTAAGATAACACCTCAAGTACTCAAAAAATGGCAGTCAGCAAATCTTGGAGAGAATGGTTGTCCAGATAGATATTTTGACATATTTCAGGGCAGAGCACCAAGACCAGTCTTAGCGAAATATTACACTGGAAGAGAACTGCTTAGACTAAAGTCGATATATGACAGGTTTTCAGAAGGACTAAAACTATTGGCATAGCCTAACTATT
This genomic interval from Candidatus Bathyarchaeota archaeon contains the following:
- a CDS encoding integrase — its product is MNPYRAALQAIYPIADARNIALRISNLEKTISDFAVYLTIDERLTKRMVKQYQYIAIRFLKHSKGIVSRDAIRSYLQGYLSMKPSTYNNQIKGLKAFIMRYLGRPEIVFGFRKAPLLNNYEETVLSSKEQLRLGFSALSGEREKAIFMFYKDSGLKCSELLELAKSDVDSSLRSVKSRHNTRTKRAGITFYTVDTEKYLQKYLASRKDDKERLFRIDKNVFYRMWIEVSRKAGTKITPQVLKKWQSANLGENGCPDRYFDIFQGRAPRPVLAKYYTGRELLRLKSIYDRFSEGLKLLA